Proteins encoded within one genomic window of Mesobacillus subterraneus:
- the grpE gene encoding nucleotide exchange factor GrpE codes for MTEERNTEQELNSQMEEETVEEVFAENEASENTEEMPAQDLMEQKVAELEGKLEEADNRYLRLQADFDNFRRRSRIELEASAKYRAQSIISDLLPAIDNFERALKMDVDNEQAKSLKQGVEMVYRSLLDALKNEGVEEIEGVGKEFDPHLHQAVMQAEDENFGHNIVVEEFQKGYMLKDRIIRPAMVKVNQ; via the coding sequence GTGACAGAAGAGAGAAATACTGAGCAAGAATTGAACAGCCAGATGGAAGAGGAAACGGTTGAGGAAGTTTTTGCTGAAAATGAAGCTTCTGAAAATACTGAAGAGATGCCAGCTCAAGATCTAATGGAGCAAAAAGTGGCTGAACTAGAAGGGAAGCTTGAGGAAGCCGACAACCGTTACTTGCGCCTTCAGGCTGATTTTGACAACTTCCGCCGCCGTTCAAGGATTGAACTTGAAGCGAGCGCTAAATATAGAGCTCAAAGCATTATTTCCGATCTGCTGCCAGCAATCGACAACTTCGAGCGGGCTTTGAAGATGGATGTGGATAATGAACAGGCTAAATCCCTTAAACAGGGAGTGGAAATGGTTTACCGCAGCTTGCTTGATGCCCTTAAAAATGAAGGCGTAGAAGAAATCGAAGGTGTTGGCAAGGAATTTGACCCGCATCTTCATCAGGCTGTCATGCAGGCTGAAGATGAGAATTTCGGTCATAACATTGTTGTTGAAGAGTTCCAAAAAGGCTACATGCTAAAAGACCGCATCATTCGTCCAGCTATGGTGAAGGTGAACCAATAA
- the hemW gene encoding radical SAM family heme chaperone HemW, whose protein sequence is MKAAYIHIPFCHHICHYCDFNKVFMKGQPVDEYLAALEKEMSLSVNKQVMETVFVGGGTPTALNEKQLDKLVSAINRQLYIDSNTEYSFEANPGDLSKEKLAILKNAGVNRLSFGVQTFNDELLEKIDRSHRAKDVFESIENAKTAGFDNISIDLIYSLPGQTKQDFKESIQTALGLGLVHYSGYSLIIEPKTVFYNLMQKGKLPLPGEDAEAEMYETLMEQMESGGLRQYEISNFSVPGFESRHNITYWNNEEYYGFGAGAHGYVGGTRQSNFGPLKKYMEPLSKGELPIMDAHKVTLEEKMEEEMFLGLRKTEGVSIRQFEEKFGRNPLNLFAGQIKEWSERGLLKSDGEKISLTRQGRLLGNEVFQSFIGVSNH, encoded by the coding sequence ATGAAAGCAGCATACATCCATATTCCTTTCTGCCACCATATTTGCCATTACTGTGATTTCAATAAGGTATTCATGAAGGGGCAGCCAGTTGATGAATACCTGGCGGCACTAGAAAAGGAAATGAGCCTGTCGGTAAACAAGCAAGTAATGGAAACCGTGTTTGTCGGTGGCGGCACACCTACAGCCTTAAATGAAAAACAATTGGATAAGCTTGTTTCCGCGATCAACAGACAGCTTTATATAGACTCCAATACGGAATATTCCTTCGAAGCCAACCCGGGGGATTTGTCAAAAGAAAAGCTGGCAATCCTGAAGAATGCCGGTGTCAATCGGCTTAGTTTTGGAGTACAGACTTTCAATGATGAACTTTTGGAAAAAATTGACCGCAGCCATCGGGCTAAGGATGTGTTTGAATCAATTGAAAATGCAAAAACAGCAGGTTTTGATAATATCAGCATTGACTTGATTTATAGCCTTCCAGGGCAGACAAAGCAGGATTTCAAAGAATCAATCCAAACAGCCCTTGGACTAGGGCTGGTTCATTATTCAGGATATTCATTAATCATTGAACCGAAAACAGTGTTCTACAACTTAATGCAAAAAGGTAAGCTCCCGCTCCCAGGTGAGGATGCAGAAGCAGAAATGTATGAAACACTAATGGAGCAAATGGAAAGCGGGGGGCTGAGGCAATATGAGATCAGCAATTTCTCCGTCCCAGGATTCGAAAGCAGACACAACATTACCTATTGGAACAACGAAGAGTATTACGGGTTCGGTGCCGGGGCTCATGGATATGTCGGTGGAACCAGGCAGTCAAATTTCGGACCATTAAAAAAATATATGGAGCCATTATCTAAAGGTGAACTTCCAATCATGGATGCGCATAAAGTGACTCTTGAGGAAAAAATGGAAGAAGAAATGTTCCTCGGACTACGGAAGACAGAAGGTGTATCGATTCGACAATTCGAGGAAAAATTCGGGCGGAATCCGCTGAATTTATTTGCAGGTCAAATAAAGGAATGGTCAGAGAGAGGCCTTCTGAAAAGTGATGGAGAAAAAATCTCACTAACAAGGCAGGGACGCCTGCTCGGCAATGAAGTCTTTCAATCATTCATTGGGGTATCAAATCATTGA
- the hrcA gene encoding heat-inducible transcriptional repressor HrcA — MLTDRQVLILQVIVDDFIRSAQPIGSRSLSKKEEINFSSATIRNEMADLEDLGFIEKTHTSSGRIPSEKGYRFYVDNLLLPQKVNHSDMATVKSIFAERIYELEKIVQKSAKILSEMTNYTSIVLGPAVKDNRLKKLQIVPLTKDTAIAIIVTDTGHVENRMFNFPTSVDPSDVEKMVNILNERLAGVPLTSLNSKIYKEIAMLLRQHISSYDTLLHSIADTLNLPSHEKVFFGGKTNILSQPEFNDVEKIRSLMNMIEHEDGLYQLLKQNPAGINVRIGTENDNSAMENCSLITATYAIGEEKLGTIAVLGPTRMEYSRVISLLQLISTDLSKVLTDLYQNK, encoded by the coding sequence TTGTTAACAGATCGTCAGGTGCTTATTTTGCAGGTGATTGTTGATGACTTTATTCGTTCAGCTCAACCGATAGGTTCCAGGAGCTTGTCGAAAAAGGAAGAAATTAATTTCAGTTCGGCGACTATTCGAAATGAAATGGCGGATTTGGAGGATTTGGGGTTCATTGAAAAAACCCATACATCCTCTGGAAGGATACCATCGGAGAAGGGATATCGTTTTTATGTCGATAATCTTTTGCTGCCTCAAAAAGTCAATCATTCAGATATGGCGACGGTTAAATCGATTTTTGCCGAGCGGATATACGAGCTGGAAAAAATCGTTCAGAAGTCAGCAAAAATCCTGTCTGAAATGACAAATTATACTTCAATTGTCTTAGGTCCGGCTGTTAAGGACAACAGATTGAAGAAGCTTCAGATCGTTCCGCTGACAAAGGACACAGCGATCGCCATCATCGTGACGGACACTGGACATGTTGAGAACAGGATGTTCAATTTCCCTACAAGTGTCGATCCTTCTGATGTTGAGAAAATGGTCAACATCCTGAACGAACGCCTGGCAGGAGTCCCGCTAACAAGCCTTAACTCTAAGATTTACAAGGAGATAGCCATGCTGTTACGCCAGCATATAAGCAGCTATGATACTCTCCTGCATTCGATTGCGGATACACTCAATCTGCCTTCACATGAAAAAGTGTTTTTCGGCGGCAAGACCAATATCCTAAGCCAGCCAGAATTCAATGATGTTGAGAAAATCCGGAGCCTTATGAACATGATTGAACATGAGGACGGCTTATATCAGCTGCTCAAACAAAATCCGGCAGGGATTAACGTCAGGATTGGCACGGAAAATGATAATTCTGCGATGGAAAATTGCAGCCTCATAACAGCGACCTATGCAATAGGCGAAGAGAAATTGGGGACAATCGCGGTGTTAGGTCCGACTCGTATGGAGTATTCACGTGTGATCAGCTTGCTGCAATTGATCAGCACAGATTTATCCAAGGTGTTGACTGACCTGTATCAAAATAAATAG